One segment of Daphnia magna isolate NIES linkage group LG2, ASM2063170v1.1, whole genome shotgun sequence DNA contains the following:
- the LOC116915779 gene encoding uncharacterized protein LOC116915779 isoform X2, translating to MSVVVMASTVPKIAFVSFFIFVQWIYRPTDAFPFRKNEAHGENAIRNWRPSSTRDRESLPDYQPLCQSINHRVDLQKDSDEPEYEFRPPFYHSIECKHTADKLHHRGHHDGSQMCLKSGLACVQRTKTIQIAKRKIGTTCWTLFTKEVHSGCECMWPVHSNGDSKHFT from the exons ATGTCAGTGGTAGTCATGGCTTCAACCGTTCCCAAAATCGCCTTTgtctccttttttattttcgtccaGTGGATTTATCGTCCCACCGATGCCTTCCCGTTTCGG AAGAACGAAGCGCACGGAGAAAACGCCATTCGCAATTGGCGACCGTCTTCGACGAGAGATCGTGAATCGTTGCCG GACTATCAGCCGCTCTGTCAGTCAATCAATCACAGGGTAGACCTACAGAAGGATTCAGACGAACCCGAATACGAATTTCGACCGCCGTTTTACCATTCGATCGAGTGCAAACACACTGCCGACAAGCTTCATCACCGCGGGCATCACGATGGCTCACAG ATGTGCCTAAAATCAGGTTTGGCTTGCGTCCAACGCACCAAAACGATTCAAatagccaaaagaaaaatagggaCAACTTGTTGGACTTTATTTACCAAGGAAGTTCATTCTGGGTGCGAGTGCATGTGGCCTGTTCATTCCAACGGCGATTCCAAACACTTCACCTGA
- the LOC116915780 gene encoding uncharacterized protein LOC116915780, protein MNSSIEIFIADDRDMKENSAVIVWSVIDPLESTNNNCILGAAHSPFPIEMDTFRSTCHILLVSTGVPLNLFIAIVIMAFKRLHNKPRNVLWLGVTFCNLFTLLTILIEFLAYHMQNALICFIFVSITGVAYTCLLFNLLLALIDRYAAIVHPLWHRQKVTVRWVVVGQSISFIFVVLLIKFPFIAQFSLPECDFYPVHAKIIAVCNFILFVLCIVAQTVVYHKTRQCFNSSQQRGDSRETTVTFVQSGPKTQRRDTSAEIFVLPSSSTQSDSQLRRLPEAIVNINSPPANDNNQASLCTTGPVTLRRHHVGGNRQMEVEATWSLLMGVFSLLIFTFPTLVMAFIEWGCRMINGEDQCPPLISVILFYARELLLGHLVYNPVMYMIRNREFSSTVRERCFVISR, encoded by the coding sequence ATGAATAGCTCTATTGAGATATTCATAGCAGACGATCGTGACATGAAAGAGAATAGTGCTGTCATTGTATGGAGTGTCATCGATCCCCTCGAATCGACTAACAATAACTGCATTCTTGGTGCTGCTCACAGTCCATTCCCAATTGAAATGGATACGTTTCGATCCACTTGTCACATTCTACTCGTATCAACAGGCGTCCCGCTCAATCTGTTCATCGCAATCGTCATCATGGCGTTCAAAAGATTGCATAACAAGCCACGCAATGTTTTGTGGCTCGGCGTGACTTTCTGCAACCTGTTCACGCTGCTCACGATTTTGATTGAATTCTTGGCGTATCACATGCAAAATGCTTTGatctgtttcatttttgtctCCATTACTGGTGTGGCCTACACTTGCCTACTGTTCAATTTACTTTTAGCATTGATTGACCGATACGCTGCTATTGTTCATCCGCTCTGGCACCGACAAAAAGTCACAGTTCGTTGGGTTGTCGTTGGCCAATCGATTAGTTTCATTTTCGTTGTTTTGCTCATCAAATTCCCATTTATCGCACAATTTTCTCTTCCCGAATGTGATTTTTATCCTGTTCACGCCAAAATCATCGCCGTCTGCAATTTCATCCTCTTCGTTTTATGCATCGTGGCACAAACTGTCGTCTACCACAAAACGCGTCAGTGTTTCAACAGCAGTCAACAGCGAGGTGACAGTAGAGAAACTACCGTCACTTTCGTCCAGTCGGGACCGAAAACTCAACGCCGTGATACGTCGGCCGAAATATTTGTATTGCCCAGCAGCAGCACTCAGAGCGACAGTCAATTACGTCGTCTGCCTGAAGCCATTGTCAACATCAACAGTCCTCCAGCCAATGACAATAATCAAGCGAGTTTGTGTACCACTGGTCCAGTGACTCTTCGTCGTCATCACGTCGGTGGTAACCGACAAATGGAGGTCGAAGCAACTTGGAGTCTATTGATGGGTGTCTTTTCCTTGTTGATATTCACGTTCCCCACACTGGTGATGGCTTTCATCGAGTGGGGTTGTCGAATGATTAACGGTGAAGATCAGTGTCCTCCATTGATCAGTGTCATTCTGTTTTACGCCCGCGAACTTCTACTCGGACATCTCGTCTATAATCCTGTCATGTACATGATAAGAAATAGGGAATTTTCGTCTACCGTTCGTGAGAGATGTTTCGTAATCTCTCGTTAA
- the LOC116915779 gene encoding uncharacterized protein LOC116915779 isoform X1 — translation MSVVVMASTVPKIAFVSFFIFVQWIYRPTDAFPFRNEAHGENAIRNWRPSSTRDRESLPDYQPLCQSINHRVDLQKDSDEPEYEFRPPFYHSIECKHTADKLHHRGHHDGSQMCLKSGLACVQRTKTIQIAKRKIGTTCWTLFTKEVHSGCECMWPVHSNGDSKHFT, via the exons ATGTCAGTGGTAGTCATGGCTTCAACCGTTCCCAAAATCGCCTTTgtctccttttttattttcgtccaGTGGATTTATCGTCCCACCGATGCCTTCCCGTTTCGG AACGAAGCGCACGGAGAAAACGCCATTCGCAATTGGCGACCGTCTTCGACGAGAGATCGTGAATCGTTGCCG GACTATCAGCCGCTCTGTCAGTCAATCAATCACAGGGTAGACCTACAGAAGGATTCAGACGAACCCGAATACGAATTTCGACCGCCGTTTTACCATTCGATCGAGTGCAAACACACTGCCGACAAGCTTCATCACCGCGGGCATCACGATGGCTCACAG ATGTGCCTAAAATCAGGTTTGGCTTGCGTCCAACGCACCAAAACGATTCAAatagccaaaagaaaaatagggaCAACTTGTTGGACTTTATTTACCAAGGAAGTTCATTCTGGGTGCGAGTGCATGTGGCCTGTTCATTCCAACGGCGATTCCAAACACTTCACCTGA
- the LOC116915778 gene encoding UPF0047 protein YjbQ, with amino-acid sequence MSCELNTGGGPGSSRSSSGIQIGSAWFQRRINLRPQHRGVHLVTEEVLRLIPEISQFSVGLAHFQILHTSASLALNESWDPDVRDDMEMMLNRIIPEGLPYRHSCEGPDDMPAHVKACFLGSSLTLPISDGRLALGTWQGIWLCEHRNQAGSRKLMVTLQGCLRPDDRHLGSSGGMRNSRSPAHPGADSPLASTSS; translated from the exons ATGAGCTGTGAACTCAATACTGGTGGTGGACCCGGATCCAGCCGTAGTTCCAGTGGTATCCAAATTGGCTCTGCTTGGTTTCAGAGAAGGATCAACCTCAGGCCTCAGCATCGTGGGGTCCACCTAGTCACAGAAGAGGTTCTGCGACTTATACCTGAAATCTCACAGTTTTCTGTTGGACTTGCTCACTTTCAAA TACTCCATACGTCAGCTAGTTTAGCATTGAATGAAAGTTGGGATCCAGATGTCCG GGATGATATGGAAATGATGTTAAATCGAATCATCCCTGAG GGCTTGCCGTATAGACACTCGTGCGAAGGCCCGGACGATATG CCCGCCCATGTCAAAGCTTGCTTCCTGGGATCGTCGTTGACATTGCCGATTAGCGACGGCCGTTTGGCGCTGGGCACTTGGCAGGGCATTTGGTTGTGCGAACATCGAAACCAGGCCGGTTCGCGAAAGTTGATGGTCACCTTGCAGGGATGTCTCCGACCCGACGACCGTCACCTGGGCTCCTCTGGCGGAATGCGAAACTCGCGTAGTCCAGCTCATCCAGGCGCGGATTCACCACTGGCCTCTACATCTAGCTAA
- the LOC116915771 gene encoding tRNA-dihydrouridine(47) synthase [NAD(P)(+)]-like isoform X1 — MEKESNQAEGDLPIKKANEIDKNELEVKKQKEMDPNELEVKKQKEMDPNELGIKKEYLLSIRERVLCTELLSEKDRVLIDGSEKSNENVADSIQKGDLKSMSVKLKGQNKNRPPPMRFDISERICPSLVDVAVDEEPSACPYNPNCRYRHDVIEYMKERKPDVLPGGCPNYQNNGRCSRGISCLFGEEHVTPEGRNKKNPNPISPGSEYYNFLSKDLQKSLRKKTYNFKKAENIVKKNNKNQCKDEVSKNVKGTVDEAETELVHEEPAAKKTKVEIGPITDEDIISLKPDEKKKIDWKGKLYLAPLTTVGNLPFRRLCKKLGADITCGEMAMAESLVGGGHQEWALVRKHKSEDLFGVQICGANPYILGKCTQLLEENTEVDFIDLNLGCPIDMVYQKGAGSGLMRRRGPLESSIKTMSQLLKIPFTVKMRMGVYTDHPFAHQLVEKCRDWGVSMVTVHGRSREQRYTRLADWDYIRSCVKAADPMPIFGNGDLMSYEDYERVVEQSGVAGVMIARGALIKPWIFTEIKERRHWDISSSERFQYMKDFCNYGLEHWGSDSQGVERTRRFLLEWQSFAHRYVPVGLLERPPQKMNLRPPPFRGRDDLETLLGSPNAGDWVRICEMFLGPAPDGFQFLPKHKANSWK, encoded by the exons ATGGAAAAGGAAAGCAATCAAGCAGAAGGTGATCTTCCAAtaaaaaaagcaaatgaaattgataaaaatGAGCTTGAAGtcaagaaacaaaaggaaatggaTCCAAATGAGCTTGAAGtcaagaaacaaaaggaaatggaTCCAAATGAGCTTGGAATTAAAAAAGA GTACTTATTGAGCATCAGGGAAAGAGTATTGTGTACAGAATTACTGTCTGAAAAGGATCGTGTATTGATTGATGGCTCAGAAAagtcaaatgaaaatgtaGCTGACTCAATCCAGAAAGGAGATTTGAAATCTATGTCAGTGAAATTAAAGGGCCAGAACAAAAATCGTCCACCTCCAATGAGATTTGATATTAGTGAAAGGATATGTCCATCCTTAGTAGATGTGGCTGTAGATGAAGAGCCATCAGCTTGCCCTTACAATCCCAATTGCCGCTACAGGCATGATGTGATAGAGTATATGAAGGAAAGAAAGCCTGATGTACTACCTGGAGGATGCCCTAATTACCAAAATAATGGTAGATGTTCTAGGGGCATAAGCTGTCTTTTTGGTGAAGAACATGTAACACCTgaaggaagaaacaaaaagaacccTAATCCAATCTCTCCTGGTTCAGAGTACTATAATTTCTTATCAAAGGATCTCCAAAAGTCTCTGAGGAAGAAAACATACAACTTTAAAAAAGCAGAGAACAttgtaaaaaagaacaataaGAACCAATGTAAGGATGAAGTCAGCAAAAATGTAAAGGGAACAGTTGACGAAGCAGAAACAGAACTTGTTCATGAAGAGCCAGCTgctaagaaaacaaaagtagAAATAGGGCCTATTACTGATGAAGATATTATCAGTTTGAAACCTGATGAGAAGAAAAAG ATTGACTGGAAGGGTAAGTTGTACCTGGCGCCTCTAACTACGGTCGGAAATTTACCTTTTAGAAGATTATGTAAAAAGCTTGGAGCTGATATTACTTGTGGCGAAATGGCCATGGCAGAGTCTCTGGTCGGAGGTGGGCATCAAGAATGGGCCTTAGTGCGCAAACACAAGTCGGAGGACCTTTTTGGAGTTCAG ATCTGTGGCGCAAATCCCTATATTCTTGGTAAGTGTACCCAACTGCTCGAAGAGAACACCGAAGTCGATTTTATTGACCTCAATCTTGGCTGTCCAATTGACATGGTTTACCAAAAG GGTGCAGGCAGTGGTCTAATGCGTAGACGTGGACCATTGGAATCCTCTATAAAAACCATGTCGCAACTACTTAAAATTCCTTTTACTGTAAAAATGCGTATGGGTGTTTATACAGACCATCCGTTCGCTCATCAATTAGTGGAAAAATGTCGAGATTGGGGTGTCTCTATGGTGACCGTACACGGTCGGTCCCGTGAGCAACGCTACACTCGTCTGGCAGATTGGGATTACATTCGCAGTTGCGTCAAAGCAGCTGATCCGATGCCCATATTTGGAAACGGGGACTTGATGTCATACGAAGATTACGAAAGGGTAGTTGAACAGAGCGGCGTTGCAG GTGTAATGATTGCTCGTGGGGCGTTGATCAAACCATGGATTTTTACTGAGATCAAGGAGCGAAGACATTGGGACATTAGTTCTAGCGAACGATTTCAGTATATGAAAG ATTTTTGCAATTATGGACTTGAACATTGGGGATCCGATTCACAG GGTGTCGAGAGAACGCGCCGTTTCCTTCTTGAGTGGCAGTCATTTGCCCATCGTTATGTACCCGTTGGTTTACTTGAAAGACCACCTCAGAAAATGAATTTACGTCCGCCTCCTTTTCGAGGCCGTGACGACCTCGAAACGCTTCTTGGCTCGCCCAATGCCGGTGATTGGGTTCGCATTTGCGAAATGTTCCTTGGGCCCGCACCCGACGGGTTCCAGTTCCTGCCCAAACATAAAGCCAATTCATGGAAGTGA
- the LOC116915771 gene encoding tRNA-dihydrouridine(47) synthase [NAD(P)(+)]-like isoform X2 — protein sequence MEKESNQAEGDLPIKKANEIDKNELEVKKQKEMDPNELGIKKEYLLSIRERVLCTELLSEKDRVLIDGSEKSNENVADSIQKGDLKSMSVKLKGQNKNRPPPMRFDISERICPSLVDVAVDEEPSACPYNPNCRYRHDVIEYMKERKPDVLPGGCPNYQNNGRCSRGISCLFGEEHVTPEGRNKKNPNPISPGSEYYNFLSKDLQKSLRKKTYNFKKAENIVKKNNKNQCKDEVSKNVKGTVDEAETELVHEEPAAKKTKVEIGPITDEDIISLKPDEKKKIDWKGKLYLAPLTTVGNLPFRRLCKKLGADITCGEMAMAESLVGGGHQEWALVRKHKSEDLFGVQICGANPYILGKCTQLLEENTEVDFIDLNLGCPIDMVYQKGAGSGLMRRRGPLESSIKTMSQLLKIPFTVKMRMGVYTDHPFAHQLVEKCRDWGVSMVTVHGRSREQRYTRLADWDYIRSCVKAADPMPIFGNGDLMSYEDYERVVEQSGVAGVMIARGALIKPWIFTEIKERRHWDISSSERFQYMKDFCNYGLEHWGSDSQGVERTRRFLLEWQSFAHRYVPVGLLERPPQKMNLRPPPFRGRDDLETLLGSPNAGDWVRICEMFLGPAPDGFQFLPKHKANSWK from the exons ATGGAAAAGGAAAGCAATCAAGCAGAAGGTGATCTTCCAAtaaaaaaagcaaatgaaattgataaaa ATGAGCTTGAAGtcaagaaacaaaaggaaatggaTCCAAATGAGCTTGGAATTAAAAAAGA GTACTTATTGAGCATCAGGGAAAGAGTATTGTGTACAGAATTACTGTCTGAAAAGGATCGTGTATTGATTGATGGCTCAGAAAagtcaaatgaaaatgtaGCTGACTCAATCCAGAAAGGAGATTTGAAATCTATGTCAGTGAAATTAAAGGGCCAGAACAAAAATCGTCCACCTCCAATGAGATTTGATATTAGTGAAAGGATATGTCCATCCTTAGTAGATGTGGCTGTAGATGAAGAGCCATCAGCTTGCCCTTACAATCCCAATTGCCGCTACAGGCATGATGTGATAGAGTATATGAAGGAAAGAAAGCCTGATGTACTACCTGGAGGATGCCCTAATTACCAAAATAATGGTAGATGTTCTAGGGGCATAAGCTGTCTTTTTGGTGAAGAACATGTAACACCTgaaggaagaaacaaaaagaacccTAATCCAATCTCTCCTGGTTCAGAGTACTATAATTTCTTATCAAAGGATCTCCAAAAGTCTCTGAGGAAGAAAACATACAACTTTAAAAAAGCAGAGAACAttgtaaaaaagaacaataaGAACCAATGTAAGGATGAAGTCAGCAAAAATGTAAAGGGAACAGTTGACGAAGCAGAAACAGAACTTGTTCATGAAGAGCCAGCTgctaagaaaacaaaagtagAAATAGGGCCTATTACTGATGAAGATATTATCAGTTTGAAACCTGATGAGAAGAAAAAG ATTGACTGGAAGGGTAAGTTGTACCTGGCGCCTCTAACTACGGTCGGAAATTTACCTTTTAGAAGATTATGTAAAAAGCTTGGAGCTGATATTACTTGTGGCGAAATGGCCATGGCAGAGTCTCTGGTCGGAGGTGGGCATCAAGAATGGGCCTTAGTGCGCAAACACAAGTCGGAGGACCTTTTTGGAGTTCAG ATCTGTGGCGCAAATCCCTATATTCTTGGTAAGTGTACCCAACTGCTCGAAGAGAACACCGAAGTCGATTTTATTGACCTCAATCTTGGCTGTCCAATTGACATGGTTTACCAAAAG GGTGCAGGCAGTGGTCTAATGCGTAGACGTGGACCATTGGAATCCTCTATAAAAACCATGTCGCAACTACTTAAAATTCCTTTTACTGTAAAAATGCGTATGGGTGTTTATACAGACCATCCGTTCGCTCATCAATTAGTGGAAAAATGTCGAGATTGGGGTGTCTCTATGGTGACCGTACACGGTCGGTCCCGTGAGCAACGCTACACTCGTCTGGCAGATTGGGATTACATTCGCAGTTGCGTCAAAGCAGCTGATCCGATGCCCATATTTGGAAACGGGGACTTGATGTCATACGAAGATTACGAAAGGGTAGTTGAACAGAGCGGCGTTGCAG GTGTAATGATTGCTCGTGGGGCGTTGATCAAACCATGGATTTTTACTGAGATCAAGGAGCGAAGACATTGGGACATTAGTTCTAGCGAACGATTTCAGTATATGAAAG ATTTTTGCAATTATGGACTTGAACATTGGGGATCCGATTCACAG GGTGTCGAGAGAACGCGCCGTTTCCTTCTTGAGTGGCAGTCATTTGCCCATCGTTATGTACCCGTTGGTTTACTTGAAAGACCACCTCAGAAAATGAATTTACGTCCGCCTCCTTTTCGAGGCCGTGACGACCTCGAAACGCTTCTTGGCTCGCCCAATGCCGGTGATTGGGTTCGCATTTGCGAAATGTTCCTTGGGCCCGCACCCGACGGGTTCCAGTTCCTGCCCAAACATAAAGCCAATTCATGGAAGTGA